Genomic window (Aquipuribacter hungaricus):
CCCGATGCCCCGACGCCCCGACGCCCCGACGCCCCGACGCCCGGCATGGAACCGGAGGGACGCGGTCAGGCCGCGGCGTCGCCCAGGCCGAGGGCCCGCTCGAGGAAGACCGCGAGGCCGTCCTCGGTCACCGGCCCGATCGTCTCGACCGCCGCGCGGCGCACGTCGTCGTCCAGGGCGTTGCCCATCGCGGCGGAGTGCGCGGCCCAGCGGAGCATCTCGATGTCGTTGCGGCCGTCGCCGACGGCGTACGTGTCCTCGGGCTCGACTCCCAGGCGGCGGCGCACCGACTCCAGCGCGCTCGCCTTGGACACGCCCTCCGGGGCGATGTCGAGCCACGCCGACCAGCCGACGGCGTAGGCCACGGAGTTCAGGCCCATCCGCCCGACGATCTCCTCGAACTCCTCCGGGCTGTGGTCGAGGCTGCGGACGATGACGCGCAGCGCCCGGGTCCGTGACAGCTCCTCGAACGAGGCGACCCGGAACCTGCCGCTGAGCTCGCCCTCGGGGAAGGCCTGGGTGAGCACCTTGTCCAGCTGCTCGGTCTCGACCCCGTACAGGGCGGTCGGCAGGTGCTCCCGGACCACGGCGAGCGCGGGGCCGGGGTCGAAGGACACGGACTCGGCGACCTCGTAGCCCTTGGGGAGCGACGGGTCCAGGCGGAGCGTCACCGCGCCGTTGGAGACGACGGCGGTGCCGGTGAGCAGGTCGAGGCGGTCGAGGACCTCGAGGGTGCCGTCGGTGCTGCGCCCGGTGGCGATGACGACGTGGGCGACCTCCGAGGCCGCGCGGACCGCGCCCCGGACCCGCTCGGTCAACCGGTCGTCGTGGTCGACGATCGTGCCGTCGATGTCCAGGGCGACCAGCGGGCGCCGGTCGCGCGGCTGCTCCGCCGTCACACCGGCACCAGGACGTCGGTGCCCAGGCGGGCCGCGAGCGGCGCCGGCACCGTCACGGAGCCGTCGGCCTGCTGGTTGTTCTCCAGCAGCGCCACGAGCCAGCGGGTCGTGGCGAGGGTGCCGTTGAGGGTGGCGACCGGCGTGGTGCCCCCCTCGCCACGGACGCGGATGTCGAGGCGGCGGGCCTGGAACGTCGTGCAGTTGCTCGTGGACGTGAGCTCGAGCCAGCGGGCCTGCGAGGGCAGCCACGCCTCGCAGTCGAACTTGCGCGCGGCGCTGGAGCCCAGGTCGCCGGCGGCCACGTCGATGACGCGGTAGGGGAGGCCGAGGGCGGTGAGCATGCCCTCCTCCAGCGCCAGCATCCGCTCGTGCTCGGTCTCGGCGTCCGCGGCGTCGCAGAACGCGAACATCTCGACCTTGTGGAACTGGTGGACCCGGATGATGCCGCGGGTGTCCTTGCCGTGGCTGCCGGCCTCGCGCCGGTAGCAGGCCGACCAGCCCGCGTAGCGGACCGGGCCGTCGGACAGGTCGAGGATCTCGTCGGAGTGGTAGCCGGCCAGGGCCACCTCGCTGGTGCCGACCAGGTACAGGTCGTCCGCGGCGAGCCGGTACACCTCGTCGGCGTGCGCGCCCAAGAACCCGGTGCCCGCCATGATCTCCGGCCGCACGAGCGTCGGCGTGATCATCGGCGTGAAGCCGGCCTCGAGGGCGGTGTCCATCGCCAGCGACAGCAGCGCGAGCTCCAGCCGCGCCCCGACGCCGGTGAGGAAGTAGAAGCGGCTGCCCGAGACCTTGGCGCCGCGCTTGACGTCGATCGCGCGCAGCCCCTCGGCGACGGCCAGGTGGTCCGGCACCGCGCCGTCCGGGCCGACGACGCCCTCGGCCACCAGGTCGCGGACCTGGCCCACCTCGCGCAGCACGACGAAGTCGTCCTCGCCGCCCGGCGGGACGCCCGGCAGCACGACGTTGTCGATGCGCCGCAGCGCCGCGTCGAGGGCGGCCTCGGCGGCGTCCGCGTCGGCCTGGGCCGCCTTGACGTCGTCCGACAGCTGCTTGGCGGCGGCGACCAGCGCGGGCTTCTCGTCCTTGGGGGCCGCGGCGACGAGCTTGCCGGAGGCCTTCTGCTGCGCGCGCAGCGCCTCGAACCGGGCGACCGCCTCTCGCCGCGCCACGTCGGCGGCCAGCGCCGCGTCGACGGCGGTCGGGTCGGCGCCACGGCTGGTCTGGCTGTCCCTCGCGGTCTGCGGGTCCTCGCGCAGCGCCCTGATGTCGATCACGGCCCGAGCCTACGTGCGCGGACGGCTGCGGAGAGCCTGCCCGCCACTACGCTCAGGACGTGGAAGAGGCGCCCCCCGGGGCCGGCAGCACGTCGCCGCAGAAGTTCGTCGCCGTCGTGGCGCAGCCCGTCAAGTCCGACATGGACGCCCTGCGCGAGGCGGTGACGACCATCAGCGAGCAGGCCGGCTGGGGCCCGCCGCGCTTCTACGAGACCAGCGTCGAGGACCCGGGCCGCGGCCAGGCCAAGCAGGCCCTCGAGGAGGGTGCGTCGATCGTCGCGTCCTCCGGCGGCGACGGCACCGCGTGCGCCGTGGCCGAGGTGCTCGCCGAGACCGGCGTGCCGATGGCCATCCTCCCGGCCGGGACCGGCAACCTGCTGGCCCGCGCGGTCGGCATCAGCCACAGCAGCCGCACGGCCGCCCTGGCCCTGCTCACCGAGGGCCGCGAGCGCGCCATCGACATCATGAGCGTGGACATGGTCCGCCCCGACGGCAGCCGCTTCACCGAGACCTCGGTCGTCGGGCTCGGCATCGGCTACAACGCCGACCTCATGGCGGGCACCGACGAGGAGCTCAAGAAGCGGACCGGCTGGTTCGCCTACATCGTCTCCGGCGTCCGGGCGATCCGCACCCACGCCGTCCGGGCGCGCGTGGCCTCCGACGTCGACGACCCGAGCCGGTCGCTGGCGGCCGGCGGCGCGCAGGTCCGCAAGACCCGGTCGATCCTGGTGGTGACGTGCGGCCTGCTCGTCGGGGGCCTGCGGCTGCTCGAGGACTCCGAGCCGGACGACGGGGTGATGGAGACGGTCGTCGCCGAGCCGCGGAGCCGTTTCGAGCTCATCGTGCAGCTCGGCCGGCTGCTGCTGCGCCGCGACGCCCGCGGCCCCAACGTCGAGGTGATCGAGTCGCGCAAGAACATGGTCGTCGAGTGCCCCCGGGGGACGGTCGCGCAGATCGACGGCGACCCGGTCGGCGACGTCACGCGCATCGAGGTCACGCTGCGGCCCGGTGTGCTGACGGTGCTGTCGCCCTGAGGCGATGAGCCTCTGAGCTGCTGACTGGCGCGTCTCAGACGACCAGGCGGCTGGGGCGGCGGGTGCCGACCGCGTCCGCGAGGCCGGCCAGGCGGCGGACGGCGTCGTCCACCCGTTCCGCGGGCACGACGAACGGCAGGCGCAGGTAGCGCTCGAGCGCCCCCTCGACGCCGAACCGGGGTCCCGCCGCCAGCCGCAGCCCGTGCGCGCCCGCCTGCTCGGCCATCGCGCTGGACGAGCGGCGGTCCAGCTCGACCCACAGCGACAGGCCGCCCTGAGCCTCCCGCCACCGCCAGGCCGGCAGCTCGCGCCGGAGCGCGGTGGTGAGGGCGTCACGGCGGGCACCCACCTCGGCCCGCCGGGCTGCGGCGTGGGCACCGCGGTCGGGCGCGGCCAGCAGGTGGGCCAGCGCCAGCTGCTCGAGCACCGGCGTCCCGAGGTCCCAGGACAGCCGCGCCTCGACCAGGCGGTCCACCAGGTCCCGGGGCGCCCGGACCCAGCCGAGCCGCAGCCCCGCCCACGCCGACTTGCTGAGCCCGCCCACCGTGACGACCGACGGGGAGAACGAGGCCATCGGCCGGGCCGGCGGCCGACCGTCCAGGCGCAGGTCGACGAGGGTCTCGTCGGCGACCAGGGTGGTCCCCACGGCGTCCGCGGCGGCGACCACGGCCTCCCGGGTGGCCTCGTCCATGACGCCGCCCGTCGGGTTCTGGCAGTCGGGGATGACGTACCCGAGCGTCGGGGCGCTCTGGCGGAACGCGGTCCGCCACGCCTCGACGTCCCACAGCCGCTCGCCCGCGTCGCCGAGCGGGACCGGCACCAGGCGCGCCCCTGCTCGCCGGGCCGCCTCGAGGGCGTTGGGGTACGACGGCTGCTCGACGAGCACACGGTCCCCGGGCTGGGTCAGCACGCGCAGCAGCAGCGCCCACGCCGACACCGCGCCGGAGGTGACGACCACCTGGGACGGGTCCGTCGGCAGCCCGCGGGCGGTGAAGGAGTCCGCCACCGCCTGCCGCGCCTCGGGCAGGCCCTCCGCGGCGTAGCCGACGCCGGGCAGGTGGCGGGGCAGCTCGAGCAGGGCCGCCTCGTAGGCCGCCCGGACCGCCACCCCGTCCGCGGGCATGGTCGCCGCCGCCAGGTCGAGGAGGTCGTCGTCGAGCTCGTCCGGACGGGGCGGCGCGATGGCCCCCCCGGTCGGCCGCACGCCGCCCGGGACCGAGGTCCAGGACCCCGACCCCTGCCGGGACCGCAGGAAGCCGGCCTCGCGCAGCGCGTCGTAGGCCGCGGTCACCGTGGTCCGGCTCACGTGCAGCTGCTCGGCGAGCTGCCGCTCGCTGGGCACCCGGACCTCGAGCGGCAGCCGGCCGTCGAGCACGAGCGCCCGCACCCGGTCGGCCAGCGCCGCGTACCCGGGGCCGTGGCCCCGCCACTGGTCCCCGAGCAGGCGGCCCATCGCCAGGGCTCCGACGCGTGTCCTCACCGGGCCAGTGTGCGCCAGGTGGCCCTGGATCGGAAGGCCACTCACGGGGCACGCTGGCCGCATGCTTCCCCGTCCCGTGCCCCGCCGCCTGCTGCAGCTGGCCGTCGGCCTCGTCCTCTACGGGGTGACGATGGGGCTCATGGTCCGCTCGGGGCTCGGCCTCGACCCGTGGGACGTGTTCCACGAGGGCCTCGCCACCAGGACGCCGTTGAGCTTCGGCACCGTGACGATCCTCGTCGGCGTCGTCGTGCTGCTGGCCTGGATCCCGCTGCGCCAGCGGCCGGGCGTGGGGACGGTCGCCAACGTGTTCGTCATCGGTCTCGCCGCGGACGCGACGCTGTGGCTGGTGGCCGAGCCCGAGCACCTCGCGCTGCGGATCGCGTTCCTGCTCCTCGGCATCGTCGGCAACGGTGTGGCCGGCGGCCTGTACATCGGCGCCGGCCTGGGGCCCGGCCCCCGCGACGGGCTGATGACCGGCATCGTCCGGCGCACCGGCCGGTCGGTCCGCCTGGTCCGCACCAGCATCGAGCTGACGGTCCTCGCCGTCGGCTGGCTCATCGGCGGGACGGTGGGGCTCGGGACGGTGCTGTACGCCCTGGCCATCGGCCCGATCGTGCAGCTGGCGCTGGGCTGGTTCACGGTCCGGCCGGTCGAGCCGATGAGCCCGACGGTCGTGCCCGGCGGGGCGACCCCGACCACTTCCACGCCCGCGACCTAGGCCGCCTGGCGCCGACACCGGCCAGCAGCACCGGCCGGCTCAGTCCAGGTCCGACGGGGCCTGCCGGTCGAGCAGGTCAGAGAGCCACTCCTCCGCCGCCGCGAAGCCCTCGGCGCCGGTCCAGCCGAGGACCCTCGACCGCTCCCCGTCCGCCCGAGGGTAGGAACCGAGGAAGCGCGTCAGCGGGCTGAGCCGGCGCAGCCCCTTGAGCGCCTCGGCCACCCGCGGCTCGCGGACGTGCCCGTCGAGGTCGATGGAGAAGCAGTACTCGCCGAAGCCGGCCCCCGTCGGGCGCGACTCGATCCGCGTGAGGTCGACGCCGCGGGCGGAGAACTGCTCGAGCAGCTCCAGCAGGGCGCCCGAGTGGTTCTCGCGCAGGTAGGCGACCACGCTCGTGCGGTCGGCGCCCGTCTGCTCCGGCACCGCGCCGGGGAGGGTCACCGCGACGAAGCGGGTGGTGGCGGGCCGGTCGCCGATGTCGTCGGCCAGGACGACGAGGCCGTACCGCTCGGCCGCGGGCGGGGCGCAGATGGCGGCGTCGTAGGCGGGGTCCTCGACGCCGAGGCCGGCGGCGGCGGCCGCTGTCGACATGGCCGGCTCCACGGCGACGCCGGGCAGGTGGTCGCTGAGCCAGGCCCGGCACTGCGCCTCGGCGTGCGGGTGGCTGGCCACCCGGCGGACGTCGGCGAGCGTCGTCCCCTCCCGCACCGCGAGGACGAACGTCACCGGGACCAGGTGCTCCGCGACGATGACCAGCGGCGGGTCGCTCGCGCTCAGCGCGTCGAGGGTCGCGTTCACCCCGCCCTCGAGCGAGTTCTCGATGGGCACGACCGCGGCGTGCACCTCGCCCGCGCGGACGGCCTCGAAGCAGCGGCCGACGGTGGCCATCGGAACCCGCTCGGCGGCAGTCGGGACCCGCTCGGCAGCCGTCGGGACGCGCCCGGCAGCAGACGGGAGCCGCTCGGCGGCGGTCGGGACCTCTCCGACGGCCGTCGGGACGCGCCCTGCGGCAGTCGGGATGCGCTCGACGGAGGGCGCCCCTGGCACGCCCGAGCGCGCCAGGAGCCCCTCGAGCGCGGTCTCGGTGAAGGTGCCGGCCGGCCCGAGGTAGGCCACCCGCGGCGCATCCGTCGAGGGGTCGTCGGAGCTCACGCCCGCACGCTAGGCCATGCCCGCGGTCGCGCCGGGGCCGTCCCGACCTGCGGGGTGACCGCGACGTCCGTCGACGCGGTCGGTCTCAGTGACCGTGTACCGCCGCCCTTCGTCACGGCGCGCCGAGAACGCCTCGGACAGCAGCAGACGGTGCACCGCGTCGTCGCCCACCCCCGGACGGCACGCCGGCGCCCGGTCGGTGAACAGCTCGTCCAGCTCTCGCCGCCAGGCCGCCGCCGGTCCGGCACCCGGCGGCGGGTTCGGCTGCTCGTCGGGCGCAGCGCTGCCCGTCAGGCCGTCGTCCTGATCGAGACGCTCGGTGCCGTCGTCGTGTTCGTGACGCTCGGTGCGGTGGTCGGGCTCGTGACGCTCGGTGCCGTCGTCGTGATCGTCATGCTCGGTGCGGTCGTCGTGGTCGTGACGCTCGGTGCGGTCGTCGGGCACGTCGGGGTCTCCCAGGTCGCGCACGAGGTCCTCGACGACGTGGTGGCGGACGCGTCGGGGCGTCCGGGTGGGGTCGACCCACCTGGGTGGGGTGACGGTGATCTGCCCGCCGCGGCCGTGGACCTGCCAGGTGCCGGCGTGGACGGCGGTGTGGTGGCCGGGGCAGAGGAGGGTGTAGTTGTCGAGGTCGGAGGGGCCGCCGTCGGCCCAGTGGACGATGTGGTGGGCGTCGCACCAGTCGGGTGGGGCGCCGCAGCCGGGGACGGTGCAGCCGCCGTCTCGTGCGGCGAGGGCTCGACGTTGGGCGAGGGTGACCAGGCGGTGCTCGCGCCCGACGTCGAGGGGTCCGAGGGACGGCGTGGACACGACCCGCTGGAGCACCGCGTCGCACACCAGACGACGCGTCGACGCGGGCGAGAGCGGGTCACCCGCCTCCGTGCGTCCCAGGCCCGCCCCCGCCAGGCCAGCCACCTGGGACGGCGTCACGTGGAGGACCACCCGGGGGCGCTCACCGCGGCGCGGCACCGCGACACCGAGCGCCGTCTCCGCCACCCGCACCAGGGCGTCGGCGCGGCGCTGGCGTGCCTGACGCCGGTCGGGCTCCCCGTCGGCACCCGGCTCCGGCGCGGACGCCGTGTCGAGCGCCGCTCGGAGGGTGGCTCCCGACACCGCGTCGAGCTGGAAGGCCCCCACGACCATGCCGGTGGCGTCGGTATGGACCTCGAGGAAGCGCCGCGTGTGCCCGTCGGGGTCGAAGCGCTCGCGCCTCTCGTCGCCGGCAGGGTCCAGGCGGGCCAGCAGCTGGCGGGCGGCCCGGTCCATGTCCAGCGGGGCGGCGTCGTCGGCGGCTCGCCGGAGGAAGTCCACGACGTCGGCGGCCGCGCCGGGTCGCGCCAGCAGCGACGCCGGCAGCCGGTCGAGGCAGCGGACGGCCACGTCCACGTGGGCGCGGGTGCGGCGCCCCTGCGACAGCTCCTCGGCGAACACGGCCAGCGGCTCCGTCGGGGCCGTGGCCCTGGCGGCCGCGACGTCCCTGCGGGCCTGGCCGGCCCCCATCAGGCAGACGGTCCGGAGGAAGGCCTCCGGAGTCGTCGCCACGGGCGACGAGGTGGCGAGAGCCCGCCCGTCGAGCTCGCGCACGAGGTCGAGGTACACCGCCTCGACCCGTCCCCGGAGCGCGGCCACGCGACGGATGCCGTCGAGAACGTCGGCGTCCGCGACCTGCCACGCCGCCCCGGGCGCCGTGAGCGCCGCGGCGCGCCCGAGGGCGTCCGAGGCCTCGGCCAGCGCTGCCGCCAGCGCGCACGCCGGCAGGTCGCCCGGGGGCGCCGCGCCTGCGGTGACGCCGGTGCTGCTGGTCATGCGTCGACCGTACGGAGCACCCCGGACACAACCCCGGGACTGCACGGACAGGGTGGCCGGCGCGGACCGCGCGGACCGTGCTGTCCGGGCGGCCCGTGCGGTCGGCACGTGCTGCGGTCGGCGCGTGCCGCGGTCGGCACGTGCTGCGGTCGGCACGTGGCCCCCGTGACGCTCGTCCGACCAGGACCGCAAGGGCCCGTCGCGTCCCGCCCGGCCGCAGCGAACCCCCTCGCCAGCCCACCCGGCCCGGACCGGGACCTCAGCGGAACCGTCGGCCCTCGTCGCGCCGGTACGCCCGCACCGCCACGGCACCCGTCACCACAGCCCAGACCCCCAGCACGGGCAGCACCGCCGACGGCAGATCCGCACCGGTCGTGGCCGCGATGACCAGGTCGCGCCCGGCACGGGTGGGCAGGCCCTGCGAGACGGCGTCGAGCCACGACGGGAACGCCTGAGGCGGGATGAAGAGCCCGCCCCCGAAGGCCAGCGGGAACAGCAGCACCTGCGCGACCGGGACCGCCGCCTTGACCGACAGCGAGTACCCGACGGCGACCCCCAGGAACAGCAGGGGCACGCCGGCCACGGCGAGCGCGCCGGCACCCAGGAGGGCCTCCCTCGGCGACACGCTGGCCTCGGTGAGCAGGGCCGCGGCCACCAGGAGCGGGAGCAGCCCGAGCAGGGCGAAGAGCACACCGTTGACCAGCCGGGCCGTGATCCTCGGTCCGGCACCGACGGGCAGGGTGCGGACGTACGGGTCCCACGGCGTGCTCCGGTCGTCCGCGACGCCGACGCCGAAGCTGAACAGGCAGACGGAGAAGACGGAGAAGACCGCCAGCTGGCTCGCCGACGCCGTCGCGGCGACCGGGTCGCCCGCGACCTCGCGGAACGGCACGACGAAGAACAGGAACGACAGCAGCGGGAACATCACGGTGCTCACGACGGCGATCGGGACGCGGAGGGTCTCCAGGGCCACGTAGCGGGTGTGGAGCGCGACCAGGCTCATGACCGCGCCCCCGCCACGGCCGCACCCGTCACAGCCGCACCCCCCACAGCCGCGCCCGGCACCGGTGCGGTCAGCGCGAGGAAGGCGTCCTCGAGCGACGCCGTCGCGACCTCCAGGTCGCGGAAGGGGACCTCGGCGCGGACGAGCTCGCGGACCAGCGCGTCGGAGTCGTCGGTGAACAGCGACCACCGGTCCTGCTCCCCCGGCTCGGCCCGCACGACGTGCTGCAGCGGGGGCAGGGCACCGGCGCGCACGCTCACCCGGCGCTGCCGGACCCGGGACCTCACCTCGTCGAGGCTGCCGTCGACCAGCACCCGCCCCGCGGACACGACGACGACCCGCTCGGCGAGCGCCTCGACCTCCTCCAGGTAGTGGCTCGTGACCACCACGGTGCCGCCGTCGGCGTGGAAGTCGCGCACCCGCTGCCACAGCAGGTGCCGGGCGTCGACGTCCAGGCCGGTGGTGGGCTCGTCGAGCACGAGCAGCCGCGGCCGTCCGACCAGGGCGAGCGCCAGCGACAGGCGGCGCCGCTGCCCCCCGGACAGCCCGCCGGTCTGCCGCCCGGCCTCCTCGGCGAGCCCCAGCTCGTCCAGCAGCCGGTCGGTCGGGAGGGGGTCCGGGTGGTGCCCGGCGACGAAGTCGAGCACCTCCCGCACCCGGAGCGTCGCCGGCAGAGCCGTCTCCTGGGGCGTGGACCCGACCAGGGCCCGCGACGACGGCGTCCGCGGGTCGCCGCCGAACAGCCGGACGGTGCCGCTGTCCGGCCGTCGCAGGCCCAGCAGCAGGCTGATGAGCGTCGACTTGCCGGCGCCGTTGGGCCCGAGCAGGCCGACGACCTGCCCGGCCGGCACGTCGAGGCTCACGTCGTCGAGGGCGAGGACCTCGCCGTAGCGGCGGGTCACCCCCGCCCAGCTCGCCAGCACGTCTGTCATGGCCTGTCCCCCTCGGTGGTGGTGGCGGGGCCGCCGTCCGACGGCCCCGGGTCGGGCGGCTGCAGCAGGGCGCGCAGCGCGGCCAGGTAGTCCTCGTAGGCGCGACGACCGGCCCGGGTCAGCGCCAGGTAGGTCACGGGCGACCGTCCCCGGTGGGTCTTGGTGACCTCGACGTAGCCGGCGTCCTCGAGCCGCCGCAGGTGCGTGGCGAGGTTGCCGGCCGTCATGTCGAGCAGCTGCTGGACGCGGGGGAAGGCGATCCGGTCCCCGGCGGGCAGCGCCGCGAGCGTGGTGGTGAGCCGCAGCCGTGCCTGGGCGTGGATGACCGGGTCGAGCTCGACCGGCCGCGGTCCCGCGCCCGCGCTCATGCCTGCGCTCATGCCTGCGCGGCCGGCCTGAGGGCACCGGCCCGGCGCCGCCGCACGGCGAACCAGGCGGCGGCGGCCAGGAAGCCCCCGCCACCGGCCAGGCACATCACCAGGTACAGCGCCGGGAGCCCGAGCAAGCAGCCCGCACCGGTCGTCACCATGATCCAGGCGCCGACGGCGAACTGGACAGGGTCGTCCCAGGCCACGGCGCCCGCGACGTACAGCAGCCCGACGACGAGCGCGGAGACGGCCGGCCAGAGCAGGGCGGCCGCCTCGGGCGGTGCGCCCAGCCGCTGCGCACCCAGGACGACCGCGGGCAGCATGGCGAAGCCGAGGACCCAGCCCCAGCCGTACATCGCCCCCGTACGGGCCGACGAGCCCGCGACGCCCCGGCCGGCTCGCACGGCGTGCACCGCCGTGAGCACCCCGGCGCCGACGAGCAGCAGGGCGAAGAGCGTGAACGCGGACCACGCCGGCAGCGGCAGCCGGCCCGAGGTCGCCAGCCAGATCGCCCCGAACCCCACGGACCACGCCACGCCCCAGGCGCCGAAGACCAGGCGCTCGTCCGGCGCGAGGGCGGCCTGCGTGCGCGCCTGCTGCTCGGCGACCAGGCGTAGCCGGGCAGCGGGGTCGAGGGACGGCTGGGGCTCGGGCTCGTCGGGCACCATCACTTTGTAACGCAAAGTGGTGTGCGGCGACAAGAGGTCTTCGACCCGGTCGTGCGCCGACGACCTACGCTCCTGGGGTGCAGCCGCCCGCCACGCCCGACGAGGGGACCGTCCACCTCGGCCACAGCCGCATCGACGTCGACCGCCGGGCCCGGACCGGCGACCCCGAGGTCGTGTTCGGCGCCGGGAAGAGCCCCCAGCAGGTCGTCGAGATCCTCACCACGCTGCACGCCGCGCACCCCGACACGGCGGTCCTGGCGACGCGCCTGTCGCCGGAGTCCCTCGACGCGGTCGAGCAGCACCTGCCGGGTGCGGTGGCCGACCGGCTCGCCCGGACCGCGGTCCTCGGTCCCCTGCCGCCGGCCCGGGGCCTCGTGCAGGTGGTCGCCGCCGGCACCTCCGACGGGCCGGTCGCCGCCGAGGCCACCGTCACCGCGCAGGTCCATGGCGCCCGGGTCGAGCGCATCGACGACGTCGGTGTGGCCGGGATCCACCGGCTGCTCGCCGTCCGCGACCGGTTCACCGAGGCCGACTGCCTGGTCGTGGTCGCCGGGATGGAGGGCGCGCTGCCGAGCGTGGTCGCCGGTCTGGTCGGCGTGCCGCTGGTCGGCGTGCCCACGAGCGTCGGCTACGGCACCGGGGCGGGCGGGCTCGCCGCGCTGCTGTCGATGCTCAACTCCTGCGCCCCTGGC
Coding sequences:
- a CDS encoding HAD-IIB family hydrolase, with product MTAEQPRDRRPLVALDIDGTIVDHDDRLTERVRGAVRAASEVAHVVIATGRSTDGTLEVLDRLDLLTGTAVVSNGAVTLRLDPSLPKGYEVAESVSFDPGPALAVVREHLPTALYGVETEQLDKVLTQAFPEGELSGRFRVASFEELSRTRALRVIVRSLDHSPEEFEEIVGRMGLNSVAYAVGWSAWLDIAPEGVSKASALESVRRRLGVEPEDTYAVGDGRNDIEMLRWAAHSAAMGNALDDDVRRAAVETIGPVTEDGLAVFLERALGLGDAAA
- the serS gene encoding serine--tRNA ligase gives rise to the protein MIDIRALREDPQTARDSQTSRGADPTAVDAALAADVARREAVARFEALRAQQKASGKLVAAAPKDEKPALVAAAKQLSDDVKAAQADADAAEAALDAALRRIDNVVLPGVPPGGEDDFVVLREVGQVRDLVAEGVVGPDGAVPDHLAVAEGLRAIDVKRGAKVSGSRFYFLTGVGARLELALLSLAMDTALEAGFTPMITPTLVRPEIMAGTGFLGAHADEVYRLAADDLYLVGTSEVALAGYHSDEILDLSDGPVRYAGWSACYRREAGSHGKDTRGIIRVHQFHKVEMFAFCDAADAETEHERMLALEEGMLTALGLPYRVIDVAAGDLGSSAARKFDCEAWLPSQARWLELTSTSNCTTFQARRLDIRVRGEGGTTPVATLNGTLATTRWLVALLENNQQADGSVTVPAPLAARLGTDVLVPV
- a CDS encoding diacylglycerol/lipid kinase family protein, producing the protein MEEAPPGAGSTSPQKFVAVVAQPVKSDMDALREAVTTISEQAGWGPPRFYETSVEDPGRGQAKQALEEGASIVASSGGDGTACAVAEVLAETGVPMAILPAGTGNLLARAVGISHSSRTAALALLTEGRERAIDIMSVDMVRPDGSRFTETSVVGLGIGYNADLMAGTDEELKKRTGWFAYIVSGVRAIRTHAVRARVASDVDDPSRSLAAGGAQVRKTRSILVVTCGLLVGGLRLLEDSEPDDGVMETVVAEPRSRFELIVQLGRLLLRRDARGPNVEVIESRKNMVVECPRGTVAQIDGDPVGDVTRIEVTLRPGVLTVLSP
- a CDS encoding PLP-dependent aminotransferase family protein, with the protein product MRTRVGALAMGRLLGDQWRGHGPGYAALADRVRALVLDGRLPLEVRVPSERQLAEQLHVSRTTVTAAYDALREAGFLRSRQGSGSWTSVPGGVRPTGGAIAPPRPDELDDDLLDLAAATMPADGVAVRAAYEAALLELPRHLPGVGYAAEGLPEARQAVADSFTARGLPTDPSQVVVTSGAVSAWALLLRVLTQPGDRVLVEQPSYPNALEAARRAGARLVPVPLGDAGERLWDVEAWRTAFRQSAPTLGYVIPDCQNPTGGVMDEATREAVVAAADAVGTTLVADETLVDLRLDGRPPARPMASFSPSVVTVGGLSKSAWAGLRLGWVRAPRDLVDRLVEARLSWDLGTPVLEQLALAHLLAAPDRGAHAAARRAEVGARRDALTTALRRELPAWRWREAQGGLSLWVELDRRSSSAMAEQAGAHGLRLAAGPRFGVEGALERYLRLPFVVPAERVDDAVRRLAGLADAVGTRRPSRLVV
- the pheA gene encoding prephenate dehydratase codes for the protein MSSDDPSTDAPRVAYLGPAGTFTETALEGLLARSGVPGAPSVERIPTAAGRVPTAVGEVPTAAERLPSAAGRVPTAAERVPTAAERVPMATVGRCFEAVRAGEVHAAVVPIENSLEGGVNATLDALSASDPPLVIVAEHLVPVTFVLAVREGTTLADVRRVASHPHAEAQCRAWLSDHLPGVAVEPAMSTAAAAAGLGVEDPAYDAAICAPPAAERYGLVVLADDIGDRPATTRFVAVTLPGAVPEQTGADRTSVVAYLRENHSGALLELLEQFSARGVDLTRIESRPTGAGFGEYCFSIDLDGHVREPRVAEALKGLRRLSPLTRFLGSYPRADGERSRVLGWTGAEGFAAAEEWLSDLLDRQAPSDLD
- a CDS encoding HNH endonuclease signature motif containing protein, which produces MTSSTGVTAGAAPPGDLPACALAAALAEASDALGRAAALTAPGAAWQVADADVLDGIRRVAALRGRVEAVYLDLVRELDGRALATSSPVATTPEAFLRTVCLMGAGQARRDVAAARATAPTEPLAVFAEELSQGRRTRAHVDVAVRCLDRLPASLLARPGAAADVVDFLRRAADDAAPLDMDRAARQLLARLDPAGDERRERFDPDGHTRRFLEVHTDATGMVVGAFQLDAVSGATLRAALDTASAPEPGADGEPDRRQARQRRADALVRVAETALGVAVPRRGERPRVVLHVTPSQVAGLAGAGLGRTEAGDPLSPASTRRLVCDAVLQRVVSTPSLGPLDVGREHRLVTLAQRRALAARDGGCTVPGCGAPPDWCDAHHIVHWADGGPSDLDNYTLLCPGHHTAVHAGTWQVHGRGGQITVTPPRWVDPTRTPRRVRHHVVEDLVRDLGDPDVPDDRTERHDHDDRTEHDDHDDGTERHEPDHRTERHEHDDGTERLDQDDGLTGSAAPDEQPNPPPGAGPAAAWRRELDELFTDRAPACRPGVGDDAVHRLLLSEAFSARRDEGRRYTVTETDRVDGRRGHPAGRDGPGATAGMA
- a CDS encoding ABC transporter permease, whose amino-acid sequence is MSLVALHTRYVALETLRVPIAVVSTVMFPLLSFLFFVVPFREVAGDPVAATASASQLAVFSVFSVCLFSFGVGVADDRSTPWDPYVRTLPVGAGPRITARLVNGVLFALLGLLPLLVAAALLTEASVSPREALLGAGALAVAGVPLLFLGVAVGYSLSVKAAVPVAQVLLFPLAFGGGLFIPPQAFPSWLDAVSQGLPTRAGRDLVIAATTGADLPSAVLPVLGVWAVVTGAVAVRAYRRDEGRRFR
- a CDS encoding ABC transporter ATP-binding protein, coding for MTDVLASWAGVTRRYGEVLALDDVSLDVPAGQVVGLLGPNGAGKSTLISLLLGLRRPDSGTVRLFGGDPRTPSSRALVGSTPQETALPATLRVREVLDFVAGHHPDPLPTDRLLDELGLAEEAGRQTGGLSGGQRRRLSLALALVGRPRLLVLDEPTTGLDVDARHLLWQRVRDFHADGGTVVVTSHYLEEVEALAERVVVVSAGRVLVDGSLDEVRSRVRQRRVSVRAGALPPLQHVVRAEPGEQDRWSLFTDDSDALVRELVRAEVPFRDLEVATASLEDAFLALTAPVPGAAVGGAAVTGAAVAGARS
- a CDS encoding transcriptional regulator: MSAGAGPRPVELDPVIHAQARLRLTTTLAALPAGDRIAFPRVQQLLDMTAGNLATHLRRLEDAGYVEVTKTHRGRSPVTYLALTRAGRRAYEDYLAALRALLQPPDPGPSDGGPATTTEGDRP